Genomic DNA from Spirochaetota bacterium:
GCGATGCGACGGCATTATCCGATGAGAACGTCCCGAGCTCACCGCCCTTCATTTTTGTCGCGGTGTCGTCGGAGTATTTCCGTGCGAGCTGGTTCATATCCTTGCCGGCTGCCGCTGCCGCCCGTGCTTCGTTCGCGACCGCGTTCTTCTGCGATTTTTCGCGGAACTCCGCGTTCACGGGCACGGCTATCTGTATCCAGGCGAGACGCACCTCGGTGCGCGGGGCGAAGATGCCGTTCGTGGTCTCCTCCTTATGATCGCGGAAATATTCCTCCGCTTCCTCGTCGGAGGGTTCGCGCACGGTGAGCACCATGCTGAAGAGGTTCTGTACGAGGAGCTGCGAGCGCATCTGCTCGCGGTAATCGCGCATGGTCGTGCCGGTCTGCATCTTGAGCATCTGCTCGAAGATATCTTTCGTCTGTATGCGGTTCTGCTTCATGATGTCGTTGACGCGCGCATCGATCTCGCTTTCGCTCACGGAGACACTGTGCTTTTTTGCCTGCTGGCGGAGGACGGTGTCGCGTATCATCTCGTCAAGAACGGCGTTGTCGTTCGCGCTTCTCCCGGACGACTGCATCTGCATGCGGATGAAATCGCGGCGGCTCTTGAACTCCGCAAGCGTTATCGCATCGTCATTGACGACGGCGAGC
This window encodes:
- a CDS encoding SurA N-terminal domain-containing protein, yielding MSITRIAAIAIAVCAMASAEVIDRVLAVVNDDAITLAEFKSRRDFIRMQMQSSGRSANDNAVLDEMIRDTVLRQQAKKHSVSVSESEIDARVNDIMKQNRIQTKDIFEQMLKMQTGTTMRDYREQMRSQLLVQNLFSMVLTVREPSDEEAEEYFRDHKEETTNGIFAPRTEVRLAWIQIAVPVNAEFREKSQKNAVANEARAAAAAGKDMNQLARKYSDDTATKMKGGELGTFSSDNAVASPAAMFTLEQVRNGKGVGWVSDIQEDRNGFWFVKVLEVKRGGAPTFRDVKAKIKNALYYSKAQKEFETWLDRQVKRAAVKRML